One window from the genome of Metabacillus flavus encodes:
- a CDS encoding ADP-ribosylglycohydrolase family protein, whose amino-acid sequence MRRGSLEDKWRDDSITFLKIGLKKRLMPALYGGIVGDLIGVPVEFKERGSFHIEGITGYGTYQQPPGTWSDDTSLTLCLIENLLEEGDPSSLLGKFSQYRTKGYWTPYGEMFDIGRTTIESINRYEKGLPPSECGGNTEFDNGNGALMRIAPIVFVLYKNFNFLEKVEAIKKYTEVTHSHPRSIVGSIIYIEFLIRIYYNNTPETALQQTKKLFYDNFEDNHEYIRELQFYSRLFKPDFFNLPEKEIRSDGYVVHTLEAAIWCLGNTLSFKDAVLKAVNLGDDTDTVGSITGTMAGILYKVEGHLSRHMDAIPVEWVESIARKKEIDELLSRFFDFCAEKAVKEEYGK is encoded by the coding sequence TTGAGAAGAGGAAGCTTAGAAGACAAATGGAGAGATGACAGCATAACTTTCCTGAAAATTGGGTTAAAAAAGAGGCTAATGCCAGCCCTGTATGGCGGGATCGTTGGTGATCTGATCGGTGTTCCTGTTGAGTTTAAAGAAAGAGGAAGTTTTCATATTGAAGGGATTACTGGCTACGGAACTTATCAGCAGCCTCCTGGGACATGGTCGGATGATACTTCATTAACCCTATGTTTGATAGAGAACTTACTTGAAGAAGGGGATCCCAGCAGCTTACTGGGGAAATTTTCTCAATACAGAACGAAAGGATATTGGACTCCTTATGGTGAGATGTTTGACATCGGGAGGACAACAATCGAATCTATAAACAGATATGAAAAGGGCTTGCCTCCAAGTGAGTGCGGAGGTAATACCGAATTTGACAATGGAAATGGGGCGTTAATGAGAATTGCTCCTATTGTGTTTGTTTTATATAAAAATTTTAATTTTTTAGAGAAAGTTGAAGCGATAAAAAAGTACACAGAGGTAACTCACTCACATCCCCGTTCAATCGTAGGATCAATAATTTATATAGAATTTTTAATTAGAATATACTACAACAACACTCCAGAAACAGCATTGCAACAGACCAAAAAACTCTTTTATGACAACTTTGAAGATAATCATGAATATATTCGAGAGCTCCAGTTTTACTCCCGTCTATTTAAACCTGACTTCTTCAATTTACCGGAAAAAGAAATCCGTTCAGATGGGTATGTCGTTCATACTCTGGAGGCAGCGATCTGGTGTCTTGGCAATACTTTGTCATTTAAAGACGCCGTTTTAAAGGCGGTTAATTTAGGTGATGATACAGATACTGTGGGATCTATTACAGGTACAATGGCCGGAATATTGTATAAGGTAGAAGGACATCTGTCTAGGCACATGGATGCAATTCCTGTTGAGTGGGTAGAATCTATTGCAAGAAAAAAAGAAATAGATGAACTTTTATCAAGGTTCTTCGATTTTTGTGCAGAGAAGGCGGTAAAAGAGGAGTATGGAAAATAA
- a CDS encoding ADP-ribosyltransferase, which translates to MGKVYDSSRLFTAIDARINQYKMLNGKLDSLEKKFQALVDNAEFQGKGADNIKAFYQAQIDLTGDWKKLIEHLLAFYQAVPGYAGDANLSDDSRVVLPFLEEQLETGSKNSQSLVDSQHSELKAILSSIEDIISLTPFSKESFETNRHKADKKRTETVEALNNLDEGTLIGRYMDSMDAQSAVQLAYIAIMEATSKGGTIQPINFNVKAYQANAIQDVRKTVSNKVKTFKDQEAKAKQIRKEIAAEKARIEAEKNKEWYEKAWDGVKTFTGEFSGYYDYKRATEGVDPVTGKKLSASERIAAGAMAAAGFIPVVGWAGRAVKGGSAIYKTAKGINGMNHALNAYQGTKAMDMLYKTEKGIYGLYIANSAWEFGSGKDMFGNQLTEEQRQQALLNGLTMGLVGGGAHFIDKGGLQKLGSKFPYSTNYVKDKLAKADESLKQIGSKVGYKIQDVFRPGPSLANKFMVDMQKSIKQVGNKLVNTPVPVKLRVMNAEANGVKIPLVNVEKKPISDILTKFSSNSSGGRGTESLPRENKQTIRTLNEAHEWGEKYYSDWLHNLPEREIAALKQYTGSDFSIINKYLRGFDDSLHGIDPGIIQDLSSSLYKAQVPHDINVFRGTDLGPLDDIINLNDMGKIITEDLIGKTFIDYGFMSTSIAKESSFQHLPVSWEINVPKGANGAYIGQISQFPHEAELLLQARQEMVIREAFLDNDDKLHIKLDFK; encoded by the coding sequence ATGGGGAAGGTTTATGATTCAAGCAGATTGTTTACGGCTATTGATGCAAGAATTAATCAGTATAAAATGTTAAATGGCAAGCTGGATTCTCTTGAGAAAAAATTTCAGGCTTTGGTGGATAATGCTGAGTTTCAGGGAAAAGGCGCGGATAACATCAAAGCTTTCTACCAGGCCCAGATTGATTTGACAGGCGACTGGAAGAAGCTCATTGAGCATTTGCTTGCTTTTTATCAGGCTGTACCAGGGTATGCAGGTGATGCCAACTTATCGGATGACTCAAGGGTAGTGCTTCCTTTTTTAGAAGAGCAGCTGGAAACTGGATCGAAAAATAGTCAGTCACTGGTTGATTCACAGCATAGTGAGTTAAAAGCCATTCTTAGTAGTATAGAAGATATTATTTCACTCACCCCATTTTCTAAGGAATCATTTGAAACGAATAGGCACAAAGCGGATAAGAAAAGGACGGAAACGGTTGAAGCGTTGAATAATCTGGATGAAGGTACACTGATTGGCCGTTATATGGATAGTATGGATGCACAGTCAGCTGTTCAGCTGGCGTATATCGCTATAATGGAGGCGACCTCTAAAGGGGGAACCATCCAGCCTATTAATTTTAATGTAAAAGCCTATCAGGCGAATGCAATACAAGATGTCCGAAAAACGGTATCAAACAAAGTAAAAACGTTCAAAGACCAGGAAGCAAAAGCTAAACAAATAAGGAAAGAGATAGCTGCCGAGAAGGCTAGAATTGAGGCAGAGAAGAACAAAGAATGGTATGAAAAAGCATGGGATGGCGTAAAGACTTTCACTGGAGAGTTCAGCGGATACTATGATTACAAACGCGCAACTGAAGGGGTAGATCCAGTTACAGGAAAGAAGCTTAGTGCCTCTGAAAGGATTGCAGCAGGAGCCATGGCAGCGGCCGGTTTTATCCCGGTTGTTGGATGGGCAGGCAGGGCAGTTAAAGGCGGCAGTGCCATTTATAAAACAGCAAAAGGAATCAATGGTATGAATCATGCACTGAATGCCTATCAGGGAACAAAAGCCATGGATATGCTATATAAAACGGAAAAAGGAATTTATGGTTTGTACATTGCCAACAGTGCATGGGAATTTGGTAGCGGTAAGGATATGTTCGGTAACCAGCTTACAGAAGAACAGAGACAGCAGGCGTTATTGAATGGGCTGACAATGGGGTTAGTTGGCGGGGGAGCACATTTTATCGATAAAGGTGGATTGCAAAAACTAGGCAGCAAGTTCCCTTACAGTACTAACTATGTAAAGGACAAACTAGCCAAAGCTGATGAAAGCCTTAAGCAGATTGGCAGCAAGGTAGGTTATAAGATTCAAGATGTATTTCGCCCTGGACCTTCATTAGCCAATAAATTTATGGTGGATATGCAAAAATCAATCAAGCAGGTTGGGAACAAACTTGTTAATACTCCAGTACCGGTTAAACTAAGAGTTATGAATGCAGAAGCTAATGGAGTGAAAATTCCTTTAGTTAATGTAGAGAAAAAACCGATTAGTGATATTCTGACCAAGTTCTCTTCTAATTCCAGCGGGGGAAGAGGTACAGAATCACTCCCTCGAGAAAATAAACAAACGATTCGTACTTTAAATGAAGCACACGAATGGGGAGAAAAATATTACTCAGATTGGCTTCACAATTTACCTGAAAGAGAAATTGCAGCGTTAAAGCAATATACAGGCAGTGATTTTAGTATAATCAATAAATATCTAAGAGGATTTGATGACAGTTTACATGGTATTGACCCTGGGATCATTCAGGATTTATCATCTAGTTTATATAAGGCACAAGTACCTCATGATATTAATGTTTTCCGCGGAACAGATCTAGGTCCTCTAGATGATATTATTAATCTTAACGACATGGGAAAAATCATTACTGAGGATCTGATCGGTAAAACATTTATTGATTATGGTTTTATGAGTACTTCAATTGCAAAAGAATCTTCTTTTCAGCATTTACCGGTATCTTGGGAGATAAATGTACCTAAAGGTGCTAATGGGGCTTATATTGGTCAAATCAGTCAATTCCCTCATGAGGCAGAATTATTGTTGCAAGCCCGTCAAGAGATGGTTATAAGAGAAGCATTCCTGGATAATGATGATAAACTGCATATAAAACTTGATTTTAAGTAA
- a CDS encoding DUF5344 family protein has product MTTIKLDHSTVMNQLKEMESALKEVVIEPFDAASLGDIKLSFTDLMLQREESIHKMAKEYIEAVSKNIEDTKANVTSLKEQDEAITHS; this is encoded by the coding sequence ATGACAACGATTAAACTTGATCATTCAACAGTAATGAATCAGCTAAAAGAGATGGAAAGTGCATTAAAGGAGGTTGTGATTGAACCTTTTGATGCTGCTTCATTGGGGGATATAAAGCTTTCGTTTACCGACCTCATGCTTCAGCGGGAAGAATCCATTCACAAGATGGCCAAGGAGTACATAGAGGCAGTTTCAAAGAATATTGAGGATACGAAAGCGAATGTGACTTCTTTAAAAGAGCAGGATGAGGCAATTACTCATTCTTAA
- a CDS encoding ADP-ribosylglycohydrolase family protein produces the protein MVKPRSYKCPFGASTRALSPETALQQIKKLFFDNFEENHEYIRELQFYSRLFNPEFFNLPENEIRSDGYVVHTLEAAIWCLGNTSSFKDAVLKAVNLGDDTDTVGSITGTMAGYCIRLRDTCPNIWMPYQLNGWIQLQEKRILTIFYPGSSIFVQRRRLKRSMESNCKNFGFALEFFYLSLKNIIGAKMRLCLMGKHGDGSAASFQ, from the coding sequence ATTGTAAAACCAAGATCTTATAAATGCCCCTTTGGTGCAAGTACACGAGCACTGTCTCCGGAAACAGCGTTACAGCAAATCAAAAAACTATTTTTTGACAACTTTGAAGAAAATCATGAATATATTCGAGAGCTCCAGTTTTACTCCCGTCTATTTAATCCTGAATTTTTCAATCTACCCGAAAATGAAATCCGTTCTGATGGGTATGTCGTTCATACTCTGGAGGCAGCGATCTGGTGTCTTGGCAATACTTCGTCATTTAAAGACGCCGTTTTAAAGGCAGTTAATTTAGGTGATGATACAGATACTGTGGGATCTATTACAGGCACAATGGCCGGATATTGTATAAGATTGAGGGACACCTGTCCAAACATATGGATGCCGTACCAGCTGAATGGATGGATTCAATTGCAAGAAAAGAGGATATTGACAATCTTTTATCCAGGTTCTTCGATTTTTGTGCAGAGAAGGCGGTTAAAGAGGAGTATGGAAAGTAATTGTAAGAACTTCGGCTTCGCGCTGGAGTTTTTTTATTTAAGTTTGAAAAATATTATAGGAGCCAAAATGAGATTATGCTTAATGGGGAAGCACGGGGACGGTTCCGCCGCTTCTTTTCAATAA